From a single Populus nigra chromosome 18, ddPopNigr1.1, whole genome shotgun sequence genomic region:
- the LOC133677949 gene encoding microtubule-associated protein RP/EB family member 1A-like, translated as MASNIGMMDSAYFVGRNEILTWINNRLQLNLSRIEEAASGAVQCQMMDMTYPGVVPMHKVNFDAKTEYDMIQNYKVLQDVFNKLKIEKHIEVNRLVKGRPLDNLEFLQWLKRYCDSVNGGIMNENYNPVERRSKGGKDRNSKSSQKTTKSLQANNMHNSGSGDTVDLNKMSGPKQGRGSSVAGGATYSEEIQALSKEVTNLKLSVDHLEKERDFYFAKLRDIEILCQIPEMEDLPMTVAIKKILYADDAKESALEEAQEYLSEAINTVETEVESEA; from the exons ATGGCGTCGAATATAGGGATGATGGACAGTGCGTATTTTGTCGGAAGAAATGAGATATTAACATGGATCAACAACAGACTTCAGCTCAATCTCTCTCGTATCGAAgag GCTGCTTCTGGTGCGGTGCAGTGTCAGATGATGGACATGACTTATCCAGGAGTTGTGCCTATGCACAAG GTGAATTTTGATGCGAAGACAGAATATGATATGATCCAAAATTACAAGGTTCTGCAAGATGTATTCAACAAGTTGAAAATTGAGAAG CATATTGAAGTTAACAGGCTTGTTAAGGGAAGGCCATTGGACAACTTGGAATTCTTACAATGGCTGAAACGATACTGTGACTCTGTAAATGGTGGAATCATGAATGA gAACTATAATCCTGTGGAACGGAGAAGTAAGGGTGGGAAGGACCGTAACTCCAAGAGTTCTCAGAAGACCACAAAATCACTGCAAGCAAACAATATGCATAACTCTGGCTCTGGTGACACAGTTGACCTGAATAAAATGTCCG GGCCAAAGCAAGGTAGGGGAAGTTCTGTGGCAGGTGGAGCAACTTATTCAGAGGAGATTCAAGCCTTGTCCAAGGAG GTTACAAATCTCAAGCTCTCAGTGGACCatttggaaaaagaaagagatttttACTTTGCGAAGCTGCGAGATATAGAAATACTATGTCAGATTCCTGAAATGGAGGACCTACCG ATGACAGTTGCAATAAAAAAGATACTGTACGCTGATGATGCCAAGGAATCTGCACTTGAAGAAGCTCAGGAATATTTATCTGAAGCTATCAATACTGTTGAGACTGAAGTTGAAAGTGAGGCTTGA